The window aataaaaaatgactcaactaagttgagacATCCctaaaaggaatacgactcaacttagttgggatggAGAGAATATTAGTTATAATGTGATTATAATGAGTCAGTGGAAAGTGAAATCTACTTAtcaaaaatgattaaaaaaaaggcaaaatgGACGATATTTTGTGAATGAACCGAAATGACAAATATAGTCAACATTTGGTGAACCGAGGGAGCATGTAAATCAGTATGTTTCTAGCATGCAACTTGTATGAATTGATTTTAAGCAGACTCATGTTTATCaatgtatttaatttgcaatctTTACTGCAAAATCCTAACACTATTTTGGTTGAGTTTAAATAGATTCACgtctattaaattatttaatttgcaatctCTGCAAAATTCTATAACACTATTTTGGTAAGAATCATGAACAATCATTATGTAGAATATTGGTCTTACTTCTTTCATTTGTGTCGTATGTTCCACGAATCCAATGTGTACATGTCTATCAATTCATATACGTCTACTTTTTTACGTCATAGCTTGTTAAGGAAGTAGATGTTCAACCTCTGTTGCTTGTTGACAATTTCACTGGCTCCTCTGTAGATGGTTGCTTATTGACAATTTGACTAACTGATAAGGAAGTAGATGTTCAACCTCTGTTGCTTGTTGACAATTTCACTAGCTCTACCTCTGTAGATGGTTGCTTATTGACAATTTGACTAACTGTCAAATTAAGAGATGCGATGTCCCTAAAAATAAACCATATTTGTCATATTAGGATGTCcctaaaaaataaaccaattCTATTAAGgaaatatttatctttctcTTAGTGAGTctcattcttcactaacaataATCCTATCACTCTTTCTTTCTATATCTTTCTTACTTCGCCAATTGACATTAAACTTGTGTCATTTCAAAAACTATCTATTTTTcagggacgaagagagtactTAATTCTATAAATCAAGACTCCTGTAACTGCATCTATTATGGGGGCTATTAAAAACGCTAACATGTTTTTCCTTTCAGCTCATTGCAATTGATCAAAAACTCTTgcacataaattttaatttatctactCAAACTGTCTGTTAGGGATTACAAAGattacaagaaaatataacaATGGTATCACAACCCACACCCCACAACTTGGACATCAAAAATCGTGTATTTTGGATGGAGAGGGATGACGACGACTGCACATTTTCCACAAGAATCAGTCTCCAACTCCTCAGTTCACTCTTCTATGCCCCCCAAAAGCCCAGATCTGTAACAGGTATAAAGTTAATAGTAGGATCCACAATTCTTATCTAATGACTAATAGTAGCATATATTCTTTCATATATGCTTTTGTGGGTAGCTACAAGGAGTTTTGACTGcataatgcaaaaaataagCAGACTAGCATGCACTAATTGGTAACAAATTAAGACTAACCTTGAGGTTTGAGTCCCAACTTCCTGTACATAAGGCACTGCCATCAGCAGACAGTCCCAAACAGCTGATCCGACTATCGTGAGAATTTTGAAGCTTTCCCAAGTCCAACACAACCTATTTACAGGGCAATCGGGTTGAAAGTTGAGCTTGAGCACCATATCTAATTTTCAATCAATCCATCACAAATGGAGGCTCAACAGACTAGAGCATGTATACTTATACCTCTGCCAATAGAGTATCCCAGACATAGCAATCTCCGTTGGTGTATCCAGCAAACAGAAGTCGGCCAGATGTGGAGAATGCAATTGAAGTTACATGAGGAGCCTCATTATCATCGTGTTGTTGATTGTACTCTTGTAGCTGGTGGCCGGTTCTAATGTCAAACAATCTGCAAGTTCCATCATCTGAACCAGATCCAAATCTATGCCCATCAGGGAAGAACTTCACTGTATTAACATCTCCCTCGTGACCATGAAAAGTACGAACAGCTCGACTGGCAACACGAGTATCCCACAGACGAACAGTTGAATCACAAGAGCCAGATATGAACAATCTAGAGTTGGATCCATTAATAGAAACACTGAACAAGAAAAAGCATTATTACAGTCACTAACAATAGAAATAGATAAGCTCCAAAGAAAAAAGTTCATGTAAGCACTAACAAGATAACCAGTACCTTAAAACGTCAGCAGTATGCCCAGACTGGAATTCACCTCCAAACATAGACGTCCTTAAGCCAGTAGTTATATCCCATAGAACACATGTTTGGTCACCGGAAGCAGTTATAAGGTGTGTATCCTCATCTGGAACATACTGGCATGACGATACATAACCCTTGTGCCCACTAAGCACTCTTGATACTGGAAGATTCCCATCCTTGTCAGTTTGAGAGTTCAGATTAAAGATAGAGCACATACTATCTAGGCCACCACAGGCAACAGATTGCCCACTGGGAGAGAAGGCACAAGTCATGACCCATGCACAAGGTAGCTTAATTGCGTGAGTCTTCTGGCTAGTGAGAGCATTCCAAACTATTAATCTTCCATCTTGAGATGCACTGACTATACGATTCCTTTCTGGGGTCCAATCCAGCGAATACACCTAAGAAACATTTGAGATTTTGCTTACAAAAATGAACTCAAGATATAGATAATAATTTGTCAAAATCATCTCTTTGGGCAGACAGTTTCTTTCTATGCGGATGCATAAATTGGGAAGTCAAGCTGACATGTTTGGCATCACAGCAAAGACGGACAAAAGTGATAATGGGATTGATTTCAAGCTGACATATTACTAATGGGATTGCACAAAAATAAGGGTTTGTTACATTCACTCTAGAGCTAAACAGAACCATCAGTCCATGACTTTTATCTGAACGAGTTGACCTTTCTTTTGTTCCGCATGAGAAAACCTAAGAAAATGGTGCTAtttagtattccctccgtccaaacAAAGATGACCTATTTGTAAAATAGATGTACATTTATCTATTTCTAAAAGTAGATACACATTATGTAAGACAGAACACAAGAGTCTGGGTAAATTCTTGGATGAATTTATGCATTTGGTTCAACATCTATTCATGGTTTTTATGATATAGTATGATCAATTATAGGAAAAAATTTCTAGGTAACTCACCAAGCAATGCCATAAGAGAAGATAAAACTATGACAATCTTGCTTTCTAAATGAATAATGATTTTATGGTGACAATAGGATTGAAGGTTTTCTCCAGAAAATATGGAAGGGAATGCACATCCATGATCACCTTAGgtttcttataaaaataaaactgaagCAACCTAATCCAGGGCAACATACATAATGATATACTACAAATTAACTCATTAAATTACACTCCTACTAATTTTGATTGAAGGGATCATTTCACTCATTGCCAAATGGGGAGCTAATACTTGATTACCAAGAATAATTGATAATAACAGATGAGGTGATTGAAATTAGGGAAATGTCGAAGATACAAATTAGGTGATTAAAAGTGGGCGATTGCATTTGAAAAGTAAAGGATTACCTTTCCGGTGTGGCCCTGAAGAGTCCGGCAACAAACCAGATCAGTGGGGCCAAAACTTACCCGTGTTTGACCCTGAGAGCGGGCGTAGCGGGCAACTGAAACAGCAGCAGAAGAATTAGAATTGGAATTAGAGTTAGAATTAGATCTGCTTAGTAATAGATAGAGATAGAGggagagaaataaattaattgcaaACCATCGGTGTCGAGAAGGAGGAGGCGCTTCTGCTTTAATCTCTCCTTGAGGGAATTCACGGTTTCGGCCGCCGCCAAATGCCGCTCCTTCAGCTCAGCAACGGACAtatcttctttttcaattGGAAGAATTCAGCTTCATTTCAACTCTAACTTTGCAATTTCACACAATTGAGAATCGAAGAGGATTAAGGAATTGAAGGGGATTTGGGGGGGCGGGGGGGAGATGGAGATGTGGAGATGGAGGAGGTGAGAAATGAGTTGCACTTCTCAGACTTGCTACTTTACAGAGGAGAGAGAAtcatttctttaatatttaatattataaattatattttagttaaaaaggttttataaatatcaaattcaatatCTATTTTCACTATTCTACTTTTTAAGCTTTTGAGGTgtatatttatctattttattcaatttgaaGACTTAActtgtgattttttaatatttatgtacTCCCTCAGTTTTATTAAAGATGATCCACTTTCCTTTCTGATTTGTTTCAattaagatgactcattatttaaaatggaaatacttTTATCtatactttattcactctttcttactttactctctcctcttaacacacaaaatataactgcataaaatcccgtgctgTTCAagaaatgggtcatcttccttgggacggaggaagtacttatttttaataatttttgaattactaaaattttttatgatattattaaatttttatatattatctcaaaataaattatttaaatctttataATGTTATCGAAAAATggattatttaaattgttgtagtattatttatattattatattacaatcgtgaaattaatactccacgtatttgtagtattattttaaaaatattgaatttatttcttatttaatattcaatgtTTAACTAAACATTAAATGCAACATTAGATTGAAAGAatgaaataggagtattaagtactagtataaagtttataaaaaaaaaattcaccaAAAAATAACATTCATCATAATTGATTGATTTCGTTATTGTCCATTAGAGTATCTCTAAGGAAGAAAGGTAAATTGAGaaggtatattttttatttatttattctcaaaaaggtaattataccttcttaaaaaataatgtactccaaggaaagaagataaattaaaaaggcaaataaaaataactaatattttaccCATTCTACCAAaaagaggtaaagataccttcTAACAATCAAAGAATGTATAATACCTCCCCATATACCCTTTCCATTGGagcataaatttttatgaagaAAAGCATAAATACTCTTACaattgattgattttcaagtttttaactaaaaatacaatatttatcttttactttactctctcttatatcttaattttttttatatcttttattttatcctttcttctattttattctctccacataattcaattgatatcatttgttaaattttgtgCCTAAAAATATCAATCACTTGCAATGTACTGAAGCGAGGAGAATATGGAggattattcaaataatatactcGTTTTAcagagtcatttcattttctacactcgttttgaaaaaaatgatactccctccgtccataaaaaatagagcaattggtgtatgacacgagttttaatgtagaattgttaaagtaagagataaggaaaaaaaataagagagaaagagaaaaagtaagtgagaagtagtgttagtggaatgatgtgtagggtttattatttattgaaaactttccataaatgaatgtgctctatttctTGTAGATGGCAAAAACGgtaaatgtgctctattttttgtagacggatggagtaataaatagttaaagtggagagagagagaaagagtaaagtaagagagagagtaatagagaagagtcttatctacaatattctttctcttactttactttttctccattttaactatttataattattttttcaaaatgagtgtcaaatatgaaatgattctactactatataacggatggagtattatacaaCCATATAGATTACTCGAACTTATCTTTAAATAcagtataattaataattctaatttaagtataaatattttctcgAGTTTTAACAATAagaaacttttaaaatgatatgaattttaatttatatttagtaaattaagagagagataaaaagaaaaaaatgattaaagtaAAGATTAATGGAGAATAAGGATCTCAACtgattagaaaaaaaaatttatttctaaattgaaagtttatagtattttttagtgggataaatcaaatgaaaaatagtttatatttttaaaagagaaagggagtactatttaactattctattttaataattaattaatagtaatataaattttaaattatttaatatttttataggcaAGTGGAACCCGACATCATTCCACTTTGGACACAACCATTTAGCTTTATATCAAGCTCGATCAAGCTTTTAGTTTTACCAAAAGTTAAAAATCATTCAAGACGTATGCTCGTCAAACTatcaacttttaaaaagtgatAGCAATTGCATAACTCGAGTCATTAGGACTAAATTTTGATAGACCAAGGAAAATGCGAAGATGAAACTACCTGTTGTAGGTGTAGACTGGAGAGGGACTACCTCcgtcttttaaaatataaattatttttattttggtattccctccgttccaaggaAGTTAGGACATacttactcccttcgttccatgttaatatagtcatttttttatatttttgggaagttccaagttaattgagtcatttttatcttttgtcaaaaagtaattctttttttactttattctctgttcatctctcttactctactctttcttactttttccacCATCCATTTAATACACTATTCATAAACTCCGTgtctaaaaaaaatgtctctattaacaAATAATGGATGAAGTATCTTTTGTgaatgagatttaagaaattgattttttttttaagttaaagCAAAGAGAATAGAGTTTTTAGGGAATAAGATAAGAGatatgaagagagagaaaatagaataagtgagatgaagagagagtaaagtaaaagaaagaataaagtttttatcaaaaaaggaaatgatcCTAAAACCttgggacaaaaaaaaaatacgactcaactaccttgggacggagggagtatgttccttaaaaataatactcattcCGTTCCACAATATAAATTCTATTTGGTTTGGGCACAAATTATGAGAAATTTAtagaaaagtgagttaaacaagttaatagaatgtgggtctcacttatatactctctccgtctaaataaatatgcaacatttgggttctggcacgagattttagtaaagtaagagaagaaAAGTAGAGTTAGTactgtttccattttaggaaatgtttcatttttattaggacaatccaaaaaggaaaacgtttcatttctaatgggaaagaggagtatatattagttttataataaaacgaAATAAGTTGATGAAATGTGAGGTTTGCTTACCATTTATAAGACTACTTCTCACATATTTCCGATATATTTATatgcactaataaaaatattgaaatgttTTAGActaatgttttaaattattattgttgataaataattagtattaattgTGATATCCCTAACCCGAAACCTGCATCTGCATCATTTTGCACAATTACATATTTTCATTGTCATTCTAGGACTAATTGTTATATCATTCTTAATAGTTAAATTAATAGCATatggtatatatatttttattattacatagtATAATGCAacctaatatatatataggacaTATTTGACTAATAAAACCTACGGGTATATATGCATTCATGATATCAtgcatttataatatatttaaatatatgttgTGTGAGGGTGTCATATtagaaaaagtataaaaagagataatgcataaaaataaaaataaaaactaatgaCATGGCAAatgtgaaaaaggaaaataaaaggaaatttttAGTAGTGACATGTAGATGAACGTGTCACATACTTACTTCATTTGATGATTAGTGTATTTAAAAGAAAGTTTGGATATTAAATCATTCATCCATTAAATCGGCTATAgtgttggaaaaaaaaaaaagaaagatatatataaaacaaaggGGTGAACTCCTTCGTAAGAAAAATAGTCTGATACTATTTTTGTTGAAGGACCAAGTGCTATAGATCGAGAAACAGGAACAAGTGCTCAACCGGATTATCTATCTtaatcaggtgtgtataaatcacacttttaattttacatgtcTTATGTGCTTCTTTGCTAGGTATttatataaagtgaataattgGACTATATGATGTGATCCTGATatgattatgtgttatttgatatcaATGGTAgaatatgatagaaatatgtaattgatgcaattgatatgttttCNNNNNNNNNNNNNNNNNNNNNNNNNNNNNNNNNNNNNNNNNNNNNNNNNNNNNNNNNNNNNNNNNNNNNNNNNNNNNNNNNNNNNNNNNNNNNNNNNNNNttcatttttctcttcctttttattactttattcatttttcttcctatctctcttattttaccaattgtacattaaaactaatgttgtttcaaaatattctattttcaaagACAGAAATatatacttcttccgtccgtgaaaaatatgaactttctaatttttgaataGTTAAGCAACACATTACCCtcacacataattttatttacaacttataccattataATACACTATTAATGATGTGGAGTTCACTCTACAGTAACACTACTTACGCTACATATTtgatctcttttactttactaattatacattaaaactcgcaCTGAATCAAATGTTTCTACTTTTTAAGGATGGGAAAGTTTTAAGTTGCCAAGCTATATAGACCTGGAGATATaattactccctttgtccaggaaagttgagtcacttctttttttgcactctttttgaaaaaaaaaaattactccctccgtccctaataatttgtcaccatttgacctgacacgggttttaagaaatgtaatagaaagtgggttgaaaaagttggtggcatgtgggtcctatttttatattgattttataataaaatgtgagtgtgaatGAGTTTGTGGAATGTAGGgaccactaccaaaaatggtaaaagtgaaaggtgacaaattttaagggaccgacggaaatggaaataagtgacatattttcaaggacggaggaagtaaaataaaagtaagaataatgtagagaaaagtcttatcaacattattctcacttttaatttactatatatccactttaactatttattacaatttttttaaaacgatgtaaaaaagaagtgactcaacttaattggaacggagggagtaatataattaaatttacctTTTAGATGGAACTAAAccttaaaatgttaaaattacCACAATCTTTTATTGATGACCAAATAGTGTTATTTTGGAAATACAAGATCTAAGGCTAAACTATGTTATGTGGTTCCAATacaatttgtatatttgtGTGATAACCAAAAGTATATGATTGAGGAGTTGAATGAATATTTTGCAATCATCGTGACATTGGAATACATTCTTTTTTCGTGTGTCCGAGAGAGACAGGTGCATCAAAGGATCATGATGTTGGGAGGCATCTTTTGACATATTTCACCACACTTTCTTCAATCATTGCCAAGTTGAAATAATAGGAATACCCAGCGACTAATTTGCCCTAAATGCAATAACTTCCAACCGTAAAAAATCAATACTCAAACTTTACTACCAAAATAAATGGCAGTACTTAAtaaaaacatcatcaacatacacattattttgttgatgttgatAAATTGTCCAATTCCAAGCCCTGAAAATAACATATACTACACACTtattaatagaattaattacCTCAATAGCTACACCACAGGCCCTCATCCTCGAGCTTCGAAATAATATCGggtcgtgtcgtgttcgtgttgcCTTCATGTGCTCCCAACAGGGTAGACACAAGAACCATAGCCTGCAAATCCCACAAGACACGGTCTCAATATCTCATACATAAGATTTAAAAGGAAACGAGAGGCTGCGTGTGATAACTTACTAGGATTAGTAGACGTGACTGCTGCCGTCTGCATGAAGTCGCAGTCACCGGAATTCCTGCTCGAAGATTGATAAAAAAGATTCATAGCGTAGGCAGCGTGAGATGCAACAGTTGCAGGTTCAAAACATGCACCACCAGGCTGAATCGGTCCGCAGTCGATGCCCTGTCCGCAAGCATAATCGAGATTTGCTTGCAGTTGAGCATCAGAAATGCCAGGTCTAGGCAAGCACCAACCAGCTAAGACTGGGCTTGGTACTGGATTAGTTGTGGGAGCTGGGTTCGTGGGTCTGGTCGGAGTCTAAACAAATCAACACCATCCCACGTGTTAGATCAAAATCGTTCAATCcatcataaattattactaatttatactccatctgtctcTTAAAAGTACCCCCCCCCCCgcccacgaaaaatagtctca is drawn from Salvia hispanica cultivar TCC Black 2014 chromosome 6, UniMelb_Shisp_WGS_1.0, whole genome shotgun sequence and contains these coding sequences:
- the LOC125194129 gene encoding guanine nucleotide-binding protein subunit beta-2, which encodes MSVAELKERHLAAAETVNSLKERLKQKRLLLLDTDVARYARSQGQTRVSFGPTDLVCCRTLQGHTGKVYSLDWTPERNRIVSASQDGRLIVWNALTSQKTHAIKLPCAWVMTCAFSPSGQSVACGGLDSMCSIFNLNSQTDKDGNLPVSRVLSGHKGYVSSCQYVPDEDTHLITASGDQTCVLWDITTGLRTSMFGGEFQSGHTADVLSVSINGSNSRLFISGSCDSTVRLWDTRVASRAVRTFHGHEGDVNTVKFFPDGHRFGSGSDDGTCRLFDIRTGHQLQEYNQQHDDNEAPHVTSIAFSTSGRLLFAGYTNGDCYVWDTLLAEVVLDLGKLQNSHDSRISCLGLSADGSALCTGSWDSNLKIWAFGGHRRVN